Proteins encoded by one window of Deinococcus sp. KSM4-11:
- the araA gene encoding L-arabinose isomerase yields MPTQSPPALIHLDTPELWFVCGSQHLYGPETLDQVADHATQIAAALDGSAAIPLKIVPKGVMTTAEEIRALCRQADADPTCAGLILWMHTFSPAKMWIGGLSSLTKPFAHLHTQFDRELPWDSIDMDYMNLNQSAHGDREAGFLHTRLRLERKVVVGHWSDEDVHARLGAWTRAAWAWADWQGAKFVRFGDNMRNVAVTDGDKVSAEMKFGFSVNTHGIGDLVERVNAATDADVQALIDTYLKEYDVAEELRPGGERHQSLLDGARIEAGMRAFLDEGGYRGFTDSFEDLHGLKQLPGLATQRLMAEGYGFGGEGDWKTPALVRAMKVMAHGLEGGTSFMEDYTYHLEPGKHQVLGSHMLEICPTIADGKPRVEVHPLGIGGKDDPVRLVFDAQQGAAINVSLIDLGSRFRFIVNEVDSVEHPALPKLPVARAVWECRPDFKTACAAWIYAGGAHHTGYSTAVTTEMIEDFAAMAGVELAIIDANTELREFRQSLRLNDLYYVLAQGLRA; encoded by the coding sequence GTGCCCACCCAGAGTCCACCTGCCCTGATTCACCTCGACACCCCGGAACTGTGGTTCGTATGCGGCTCCCAGCACCTCTACGGCCCCGAGACCCTGGATCAGGTCGCCGACCATGCGACGCAGATTGCTGCTGCGCTCGACGGCAGCGCCGCCATCCCGCTGAAGATCGTCCCGAAGGGCGTGATGACCACCGCTGAGGAGATCCGGGCGCTGTGCCGGCAGGCCGATGCCGACCCCACATGCGCGGGCCTGATCCTGTGGATGCATACCTTCAGCCCCGCGAAGATGTGGATCGGTGGCCTGAGCAGCCTGACGAAGCCCTTCGCGCACCTGCACACGCAGTTCGACCGGGAACTGCCCTGGGACTCCATCGACATGGACTACATGAACCTCAACCAGTCCGCGCACGGTGACCGCGAGGCCGGGTTCCTGCACACCCGCCTGCGCCTGGAACGCAAGGTCGTGGTCGGGCACTGGAGTGACGAGGACGTGCACGCCCGGCTGGGCGCGTGGACGCGCGCCGCGTGGGCGTGGGCCGACTGGCAGGGCGCGAAGTTCGTGCGCTTCGGCGACAACATGCGCAACGTGGCGGTGACCGACGGCGACAAGGTCAGCGCCGAGATGAAGTTCGGCTTCAGCGTGAACACCCACGGCATCGGGGATCTGGTGGAGCGCGTGAACGCCGCCACGGACGCCGATGTGCAGGCGCTCATCGACACGTATCTCAAGGAATACGACGTGGCTGAGGAACTCCGGCCGGGCGGTGAACGGCACCAGTCGCTGCTGGACGGCGCGCGGATCGAGGCGGGCATGCGTGCCTTTCTGGACGAGGGCGGGTACCGGGGCTTCACGGATTCCTTCGAGGACCTGCACGGTCTGAAGCAGCTGCCGGGTCTCGCCACGCAGCGCCTGATGGCCGAGGGCTACGGCTTTGGCGGTGAGGGCGACTGGAAGACGCCGGCCCTGGTGCGCGCCATGAAGGTCATGGCACACGGCCTGGAGGGCGGCACGAGCTTCATGGAGGATTACACCTACCACCTGGAACCCGGCAAGCACCAGGTGCTGGGCTCGCACATGCTGGAGATCTGCCCGACCATCGCCGACGGGAAACCGCGCGTGGAAGTCCATCCGCTCGGCATCGGCGGGAAGGACGATCCGGTGCGCCTCGTGTTCGATGCCCAGCAGGGCGCGGCGATCAACGTGTCCCTGATCGACCTGGGCAGCCGCTTCCGGTTCATCGTGAACGAGGTGGACTCGGTGGAGCACCCGGCCCTGCCGAAGCTGCCGGTCGCGCGGGCCGTGTGGGAGTGCCGTCCGGACTTCAAGACCGCATGCGCGGCGTGGATCTACGCGGGCGGCGCCCACCATACCGGGTACTCGACGGCCGTCACGACCGAGATGATCGAGGACTTTGCCGCGATGGCCGGCGTGGAACTGGCGATCATCGACGCGAACACCGAACTGCGCGAGTTCCGCCAGTCCCTGCGCCTGAACGACCTGTACTACGTCCTGGCCCAGGGCCTGAGGGCGTAA
- a CDS encoding arabinan endo-1,5-alpha-L-arabinosidase has product MKGKLLAVLLLASAALAGGGGPPVQPVLKGDTQLHDPTLLKVGGGYVAMGTGIENVDGGTLRLRTSPDGLTWADAGTLGVRIPDWIYDQIGTQPPNLWAPTLSTHGGVTYLYYAASVFGENTSVIGLSTNAKLDPAHPDRGWVDRGPVLTTKKGDSFNAIDPYRLDTPDGKAWMVFGSYWTGIKLRELDPVSGKLRGTKQYDLASRGGGAVEAATLVRHGNHFYLFVSFDRCCAGVESTYRIMVGRSTAITGPYTDREGVPMMQGGGTQVQATKGRYIGPGGQEVYTDGAEQRLVYHYYDGNQNGVSHFQTAHLGWDADGWPDLGALPNGGN; this is encoded by the coding sequence ATGAAGGGCAAGCTCCTGGCCGTGCTCCTGCTCGCGTCCGCCGCCCTGGCCGGCGGGGGAGGCCCGCCCGTGCAGCCCGTCCTGAAGGGTGACACCCAGCTCCACGATCCCACCCTGCTGAAGGTCGGCGGCGGGTACGTGGCGATGGGCACCGGCATCGAGAACGTGGACGGCGGCACCCTGCGCCTGCGCACCTCGCCGGACGGCCTCACCTGGGCGGACGCGGGCACGCTGGGCGTCCGCATTCCGGACTGGATCTACGACCAGATCGGCACGCAGCCTCCGAACCTGTGGGCTCCGACGCTCTCCACGCACGGCGGCGTGACCTACCTGTACTACGCGGCGTCCGTGTTCGGCGAGAACACCAGCGTGATCGGCCTGTCCACGAACGCGAAACTCGACCCGGCGCACCCGGATCGCGGCTGGGTGGATCGCGGCCCGGTGCTGACCACGAAGAAGGGCGACTCTTTCAACGCCATCGACCCGTACCGCCTCGACACGCCCGACGGGAAGGCCTGGATGGTGTTCGGCTCGTACTGGACTGGCATCAAGCTGCGTGAACTCGATCCGGTCAGTGGCAAGCTCAGGGGCACGAAACAGTACGATCTCGCGTCTCGCGGCGGGGGAGCCGTGGAAGCCGCCACGCTGGTGCGGCACGGGAACCACTTCTACCTGTTCGTGTCCTTCGACCGCTGCTGCGCGGGCGTGGAGAGCACCTACCGGATCATGGTGGGCCGCTCCACAGCTATCACCGGACCGTACACCGACCGCGAGGGGGTGCCGATGATGCAGGGCGGCGGTACGCAGGTGCAGGCGACCAAAGGGCGCTACATCGGCCCCGGCGGTCAGGAGGTGTACACGGACGGCGCGGAGCAGCGCCTCGTGTACCACTACTACGACGGCAACCAGAATGGCGTGAGTCACTTCCAGACCGCCCACCTCGGCTGGGACGCGGACGGCTGGCCCGACCTGGGCGCGCTGCCGAACGGAGGAAACTGA
- a CDS encoding zinc-binding dehydrogenase, with protein MATQTAAIMQGDHHIEIGEIPRPVPGPDDVLIRVGANSICGSDLHYWHEGKIGSAVVSGAFTPGHEFAGTVVEGSGEAHGLPDGTLVAVDPAQPCGHCFWCHEGNHHLCPNMIFVGAPPYAGAMAQYIAVPASTVYPVPEGFTAAQAALLEPLGVAMHALDLAKLRPGTNLAILGAGTIGLYVLMLARISGALTLSVIDPLAYRREKALELGATAVYPDVPSYLAAVQHTPTRGADVVVEATTSPLGPRHATEAVRIGGKVILVGIPDGDEFTLTGSQVRRKGLTIKLSRRMGDIYPRAIEFVRSGRIDVTAIVTHTLPLSQVRPAFEMLADYQDHAIKVVLEP; from the coding sequence ATGGCGACGCAGACTGCCGCGATCATGCAGGGTGACCACCACATCGAGATCGGAGAAATCCCCCGGCCGGTGCCCGGCCCGGACGACGTGCTGATCCGTGTGGGCGCGAATTCTATCTGCGGCTCCGACCTGCACTACTGGCATGAGGGCAAGATCGGTTCGGCCGTCGTGAGTGGGGCCTTCACGCCCGGCCACGAGTTCGCGGGCACGGTCGTGGAGGGCAGCGGCGAGGCCCACGGCCTGCCGGACGGCACGCTGGTCGCCGTCGATCCGGCGCAGCCGTGCGGGCACTGCTTCTGGTGCCATGAAGGCAACCACCACCTGTGCCCGAACATGATCTTCGTGGGGGCGCCCCCCTACGCGGGCGCCATGGCGCAGTACATCGCCGTGCCCGCCAGCACCGTCTATCCGGTGCCGGAGGGCTTCACGGCCGCCCAGGCGGCGCTGCTGGAGCCGCTGGGCGTGGCCATGCACGCGCTGGACCTGGCGAAGCTGCGCCCCGGCACGAACCTCGCCATCCTGGGGGCGGGCACCATCGGCCTGTACGTGCTGATGCTCGCGCGGATCAGCGGGGCACTCACGCTGAGCGTGATCGATCCGCTGGCGTACCGCCGTGAGAAGGCCCTGGAACTCGGCGCGACCGCCGTCTACCCGGACGTCCCCAGCTACCTCGCGGCGGTGCAGCACACGCCCACGCGCGGAGCGGATGTGGTCGTGGAGGCCACCACCAGTCCCCTCGGACCACGCCATGCCACCGAGGCGGTGCGGATCGGTGGGAAGGTCATCCTGGTCGGCATTCCCGACGGGGACGAGTTCACGCTGACCGGCTCGCAGGTGCGCCGCAAGGGCCTGACCATCAAACTCTCGCGGCGCATGGGCGACATCTACCCGCGCGCCATCGAATTCGTCCGCTCCGGGCGCATTGACGTGACGGCCATCGTGACCCACACGCTGCCGCTCTCCCAGGTGCGGCCGGCCTTCGAAATGCTCGCCGACTATCAGGATCATGCCATCAAGGTGGTGCTCGAACCATGA
- a CDS encoding glycoside hydrolase family 127 protein — protein MTTVDLSLPPALTQVSLHDAFWSPRLEANRACTLPALHDKLVEVGALDAFDLPEYAKRGITIPKNHQVTPQMWWDSDVAKWIEAASASLVTHPDAALDAQIDDAIARIAGAQQPDGYLNTYFTAIEPDKKLTNERDWHELYNAGHLIEAAVTHFQATGKTSLLDIMERYSRYLAGVYGPNPGQRPGYPGHQEIELALLRLYHATGRREHLDFARYFLDQRGQQPPYFETEALARGDNPQDFWAGTYEYMQAHQPVREQSQVVGHAVRAMYQYAAMADLAAADGDADLRAACERLWDDLTRHSLYLTGGLGPSASNEGMTRPYDLPNDTAYAETCAAVGLAFWARRMAALTGDAKYADVMERALYNNVLSGVSLSGDRFLYENPLESDGTHRRWAWHPCPCCPPNLARLLASLGEYVYAVSTQEVTVNLYAGSTLRADVGGQHLTLTQESAYPWRGDIHLSVELDAPATFTVRLRIPAWAQGATLSVNGEPQTVTPDQGYAVLTRGWRSGDRIDLTLPLLPRRTYAHPAVRQDAGLVALEYGPLVYCVEGVDQDADLHALSLARDSALSARFDPDLLGGVTVIEGEAVADAIGGYDLYTSSPPETRPAHLKAIPYAVWDNREPTPMRVWLRETAR, from the coding sequence ATGACAACCGTTGATCTGTCCCTGCCGCCCGCCCTCACGCAGGTCAGCCTGCACGACGCCTTCTGGTCGCCGCGCCTGGAAGCGAACCGCGCCTGCACCCTGCCGGCCCTGCACGACAAGCTGGTGGAGGTCGGTGCCCTCGACGCCTTCGACCTTCCCGAGTACGCCAAGCGGGGCATCACCATTCCCAAGAACCACCAGGTCACGCCGCAGATGTGGTGGGACAGCGACGTCGCCAAGTGGATCGAGGCCGCCAGCGCGTCCCTCGTCACTCACCCGGACGCCGCGCTCGACGCACAGATCGACGACGCCATCGCCCGGATCGCGGGCGCCCAGCAGCCGGACGGCTACCTGAACACCTACTTCACCGCCATCGAACCCGACAAGAAACTGACCAACGAGCGCGACTGGCACGAGCTGTACAACGCCGGACACCTGATCGAGGCGGCCGTCACGCACTTCCAGGCGACGGGGAAGACCTCGCTGCTGGACATCATGGAACGCTACTCGCGCTACCTGGCGGGCGTGTACGGCCCGAATCCGGGGCAGCGGCCCGGCTACCCCGGCCACCAGGAGATCGAACTCGCGCTGCTGCGCCTGTACCACGCGACCGGACGGCGGGAGCACCTGGACTTCGCGCGGTACTTCCTCGATCAGCGTGGCCAGCAGCCCCCGTATTTCGAGACGGAGGCCCTGGCGCGCGGCGACAACCCCCAGGACTTCTGGGCGGGCACTTACGAGTACATGCAGGCGCACCAGCCCGTGCGCGAGCAGTCGCAGGTGGTGGGGCACGCCGTGCGCGCCATGTACCAGTACGCCGCGATGGCGGACCTGGCCGCCGCCGACGGAGACGCTGACCTCCGCGCCGCGTGCGAGCGGCTGTGGGACGACCTGACCCGGCACAGCCTGTACCTCACGGGCGGCCTGGGGCCCTCGGCCAGCAACGAGGGCATGACGCGCCCGTACGACCTCCCGAACGACACCGCGTACGCTGAGACCTGCGCCGCCGTGGGTCTGGCCTTCTGGGCGCGGCGCATGGCCGCCCTGACCGGCGACGCGAAGTACGCGGACGTGATGGAGCGGGCGCTGTACAACAACGTCCTGAGCGGCGTGTCCCTCTCGGGCGACCGCTTCCTGTACGAGAACCCGCTGGAGTCCGACGGCACGCACCGCCGCTGGGCGTGGCACCCCTGCCCGTGCTGCCCGCCGAACCTCGCGCGGCTGCTCGCGTCGCTCGGCGAATACGTGTACGCCGTGAGCACACAGGAAGTCACGGTGAACCTGTACGCGGGCAGCACTCTGCGCGCCGACGTGGGCGGCCAGCACCTCACCCTGACGCAGGAGAGCGCGTACCCGTGGCGCGGCGACATCCACCTCAGCGTGGAACTCGACGCGCCCGCAACTTTCACGGTGCGCCTGCGGATTCCCGCGTGGGCGCAGGGCGCGACCCTGAGCGTGAACGGGGAGCCGCAGACCGTGACTCCGGACCAGGGCTACGCCGTCCTCACGCGCGGGTGGCGCAGCGGCGACCGCATCGACCTCACGCTGCCGCTGCTGCCCCGGCGCACGTATGCCCACCCCGCCGTGCGGCAGGACGCCGGTCTGGTCGCGCTGGAGTACGGCCCGTTGGTGTACTGCGTGGAGGGTGTCGATCAGGACGCCGACCTGCACGCCCTGAGTCTCGCGCGCGACTCGGCCCTGAGCGCCCGCTTCGACCCGGACCTGCTGGGCGGCGTGACCGTGATCGAGGGCGAGGCAGTGGCAGACGCCATCGGCGGGTACGACCTGTACACCTCCTCGCCTCCGGAGACCCGCCCGGCCCACCTGAAGGCCATTCCCTACGCCGTGTGGGACAACCGCGAGCCGACGCCCATGCGGGTCTGGCTGCGCGAAACGGCCCGCTGA